A single Leptospira barantonii DNA region contains:
- a CDS encoding VOC family protein yields MKKTFSIIGVLFVSLFMWWFFSASKSDYRTLKNSDFFFETVIFNSPNPERLSGFYQNVFNAKKTNSDPVWNPQGSNDSTITLRTPDYRDQGPLLTILKNLKPNQKIHVANDLGYAHICFETDDVPGLIQKITEHGGKIVSNFEDLKKVPAVYATDPDGNVFEVHLPFPSPITPRTIYRTLNSLIRTNFKLSPPATDRIRFLHVNINSKDWSKTVSYYKNAFGTATTGFERDYKGEFIERLTGVMGAEVKGRHLELPGYSEGGPTFEVFTYNRFSSENTSGLSDQGRIATGFRVLNLKKAIETLVRDGGILLSEVENRSATIQDGDGNLILLAQ; encoded by the coding sequence ATGAAAAAGACGTTCAGCATCATCGGGGTTTTATTCGTTTCACTTTTTATGTGGTGGTTTTTCAGCGCTTCAAAGAGCGACTATCGGACTCTGAAGAATTCTGATTTTTTCTTTGAAACGGTGATCTTCAACAGCCCCAACCCCGAACGTCTTTCCGGTTTTTATCAAAATGTTTTTAATGCGAAGAAAACGAATTCGGATCCCGTGTGGAATCCACAAGGTTCGAACGATTCCACAATTACGTTGAGAACGCCCGATTACCGGGATCAAGGCCCTTTGTTGACCATTCTCAAGAACCTGAAACCGAACCAAAAAATACACGTTGCGAACGATCTAGGTTACGCGCATATTTGTTTTGAAACGGACGACGTTCCCGGTCTCATACAAAAAATCACGGAACACGGCGGTAAGATCGTAAGCAACTTCGAAGATCTTAAAAAAGTTCCCGCGGTTTACGCGACGGACCCCGACGGAAACGTATTCGAGGTTCATCTTCCCTTTCCGTCTCCGATCACACCACGTACGATTTATCGCACGTTAAACTCTCTCATACGAACCAACTTTAAGTTATCACCTCCGGCAACGGATCGGATTCGTTTTCTGCACGTAAACATCAACTCGAAGGATTGGTCGAAGACCGTATCGTATTACAAGAACGCATTCGGAACGGCCACGACCGGATTTGAAAGGGATTACAAGGGAGAATTCATAGAGCGACTAACGGGCGTTATGGGCGCCGAAGTGAAGGGACGTCACCTCGAACTTCCGGGTTATAGCGAGGGCGGCCCTACTTTCGAGGTTTTCACATACAATCGATTCTCCTCCGAAAATACATCGGGGCTTTCCGATCAGGGAAGAATCGCGACCGGCTTTCGAGTTCTCAATCTGAAAAAAGCGATCGAGACTCTCGTTCGGGACGGCGGAATTTTGTTAAGCGAAGTCGAAAACCGTTCCGCGACGATTCAAGACGGGGACGGCAATCTCATTTTATTGGCACAGTAA
- a CDS encoding helix-turn-helix transcriptional regulator, translated as MDIAYKGILYLWKSRVMFATNSMQTEFHSHYAATLAVSLEKNIRIETEKGMEEYRIALVGPNTYHRTVSPGVEMIALMIDPETYEYGAISDLVRSGEVKRLDPKNFLPLMGQLRELYYGNLMDSDAWDLQQEMLRSVYPFQKPEKIVDERIKKIAQKIRTELPDSIRMKEIGKDFSISEDRLIRLFKENLGIPLRRYLLWVRIIEAVKRLMEGNNLTEAAHAAGFSDSAHFTRTFKENFGFVPSVFFGHLRSIEIRFCDTEDRIF; from the coding sequence ATGGATATCGCTTACAAAGGAATTCTTTACTTATGGAAAAGCAGGGTGATGTTCGCGACGAACTCGATGCAAACCGAATTCCATTCTCACTATGCAGCGACACTCGCAGTTTCTTTAGAGAAAAATATCCGAATCGAAACCGAAAAAGGAATGGAAGAGTATAGGATCGCGTTAGTCGGTCCGAACACGTATCATAGAACCGTTTCTCCCGGTGTGGAAATGATCGCGCTTATGATCGATCCGGAAACCTACGAATACGGGGCGATCTCCGATTTAGTCCGATCGGGCGAAGTAAAACGTTTGGATCCGAAGAACTTTCTTCCTTTGATGGGACAGTTACGGGAATTATATTATGGAAATTTAATGGACTCGGACGCCTGGGATCTACAACAGGAAATGCTTCGTTCCGTCTATCCGTTTCAAAAACCCGAAAAGATCGTGGATGAAAGAATCAAAAAGATCGCACAAAAAATCCGAACCGAACTTCCGGACAGCATTCGTATGAAGGAGATCGGTAAGGATTTTTCCATTTCGGAAGACAGATTGATTCGTCTTTTTAAGGAGAATCTCGGAATTCCTTTGCGAAGATATTTGTTATGGGTTCGGATCATAGAAGCGGTGAAACGTTTGATGGAAGGTAATAATCTTACGGAAGCGGCTCACGCGGCGGGTTTTTCGGATTCCGCACATTTTACGAGGACCTTTAAGGAGAATTTCGGATTCGTTCCTTCGGTTTTTTTCGGTCATCTCAGATCCATTGAAATTCGATTCTGCGATACCGAAGATCGTATCTTTTAA
- a CDS encoding M24 family metallopeptidase, translated as MPIETQRGILSRFSSKISKYSSRSVHLPTEEEKAGFLKAQRLAYQCVTEVEKEMREGWTELQTAKRMETFLRDHGVKAFLHRPFAWFGEHARFDGYKRYTQFHPGKKKLTAHEPFILDVSPVVDGYIGDIGYSSCLTRSEELDFGMKYLLELRKEIPKYFSSSMSAREIWWKIDWDAKERGFDNVHSLYPFAVLGHRVYKVHLPQFSFPLLPISFASWFSLQGSYEFLTHKVLPELLTPDHEGDKTGLWAIEPHLGRGKAGFKFEEILVVEKDKAYWLDEEVPHVQKALQLAGQK; from the coding sequence ATGCCAATAGAAACGCAAAGAGGAATCTTATCCAGATTCTCTTCAAAAATATCCAAGTATAGTTCACGATCGGTTCACTTGCCTACCGAAGAAGAAAAAGCGGGTTTTTTAAAAGCGCAAAGACTCGCGTATCAATGTGTGACGGAAGTTGAAAAGGAAATGCGCGAAGGATGGACGGAACTCCAGACCGCAAAACGTATGGAAACTTTTTTACGCGATCACGGTGTGAAAGCTTTTTTACATAGGCCCTTTGCTTGGTTCGGCGAACACGCGCGTTTCGACGGTTACAAACGTTATACACAATTTCATCCGGGTAAAAAGAAGTTAACCGCACACGAACCTTTTATTCTCGACGTGTCTCCGGTTGTGGACGGGTATATCGGCGACATCGGTTATTCTTCCTGTTTAACCCGCAGTGAGGAATTGGATTTCGGTATGAAGTATCTTCTCGAATTGAGAAAAGAAATTCCGAAATACTTTTCGTCTTCCATGAGCGCACGTGAGATCTGGTGGAAGATCGACTGGGACGCAAAAGAACGCGGTTTCGACAACGTGCATTCTTTGTATCCGTTCGCCGTTTTGGGGCATCGAGTTTATAAGGTTCATCTTCCTCAATTCTCCTTTCCTTTGTTGCCGATCAGCTTTGCGAGTTGGTTCAGCCTGCAAGGTTCTTATGAATTTTTAACGCATAAGGTTCTTCCGGAACTTTTAACCCCGGATCACGAAGGGGATAAGACCGGTCTTTGGGCGATCGAACCCCATTTGGGTCGAGGAAAGGCGGGATTTAAGTTTGAAGAAATTCTCGTGGTGGAAAAAGACAAAGCGTATTGGTTGGACGAAGAGGTTCCTCACGTACAAAAAGCGTTGCAACTTGCAGGACAAAAATGA
- a CDS encoding SMP-30/gluconolactonase/LRE family protein: protein MKEKLYILIFLCVFFGIGCNSEKIKIGDSYRLGEIPPEILKVEAAVDPFLNGMKTEMTDLPGHDDLIFDSDRKVAYASGMDGWIWKLDFQIGKAEVWLKPPVNPAGMQFANSNKDKIVVCASRLGGEQYEDTQKVGLYELDIRSKSITPLVLDLPKTEIGIFEKVYVSSERPVVSIKDLNASNSRPFSLCNDLAISKDGNRIYISEPFEREGAAMGSGAVPEAIGLYPHGKLWMYDRKSNSISLILNGFTFVDGILIEENSSGGEESVVFTETSKFRIVRAFLSGDKAGTSEILFENLPGLADGLERDDLGRIWVGIIKRRSSLINVVHANVWLKPFLLSLPQWILPISKKTGILVLDSKAKKPLYYSLHDGSKIVDISVSVPFEGRVYFPSFHKTSRGLFSLSIADLKLDE, encoded by the coding sequence ATGAAAGAAAAACTATATATTCTAATATTCTTATGTGTATTTTTCGGAATCGGATGTAATTCCGAAAAGATCAAGATCGGAGATTCGTATCGTCTTGGAGAAATTCCTCCCGAGATTCTCAAAGTGGAAGCGGCCGTAGATCCGTTTCTAAACGGAATGAAAACCGAGATGACCGATCTGCCTGGTCACGACGATTTGATTTTCGATTCGGATCGAAAAGTCGCATACGCTTCCGGAATGGACGGATGGATTTGGAAACTGGATTTTCAAATCGGAAAGGCGGAAGTTTGGTTGAAACCTCCGGTGAATCCGGCGGGAATGCAGTTTGCAAACTCGAACAAGGATAAAATTGTAGTTTGCGCTTCTCGATTGGGAGGAGAACAGTACGAAGACACTCAAAAAGTCGGTCTTTACGAATTGGATATTCGGAGTAAAAGCATAACACCTCTGGTATTGGATCTTCCGAAAACGGAAATTGGAATATTCGAAAAAGTGTATGTTTCTTCCGAAAGACCGGTAGTGTCTATAAAGGATTTAAACGCATCCAACTCCAGACCGTTCTCCCTTTGCAACGATCTTGCGATTTCAAAAGACGGCAACCGGATTTATATCAGCGAACCGTTCGAAAGAGAAGGCGCGGCGATGGGAAGCGGGGCAGTGCCGGAAGCGATCGGTCTTTATCCTCACGGAAAACTTTGGATGTATGATAGAAAATCGAATTCCATTTCTCTAATATTGAACGGATTCACCTTTGTGGACGGAATTCTGATCGAAGAGAATTCTTCCGGCGGAGAAGAATCGGTCGTATTCACGGAAACATCCAAGTTTAGAATCGTTCGCGCGTTTTTATCCGGCGACAAAGCGGGAACCTCGGAAATTCTTTTTGAAAATTTACCGGGTCTTGCGGACGGTTTGGAACGGGACGATCTGGGAAGAATCTGGGTCGGGATCATCAAACGAAGATCGTCTCTGATCAATGTGGTTCACGCTAACGTTTGGTTGAAACCGTTTCTTCTTTCTCTTCCACAATGGATTTTACCCATTTCCAAAAAAACCGGGATTCTAGTTTTGGATTCGAAAGCGAAGAAACCGCTTTATTATTCTTTGCACGACGGTTCCAAGATCGTGGATATTTCGGTTTCGGTTCCTTTCGAAGGCCGGGTTTATTTTCCGTCGTTTCATAAAACTTCGAGAGGTTTGTTTTCACTTTCGATCGCCGATCTAAAACTGGACGAGTGA
- a CDS encoding patatin-like phospholipase family protein encodes MHLRDSKQKIRRTLKEFKTKTSSEFPAWKNAEEEEFVRSRLKIHSWNSNLQNDSQIPIGSLCLVISGKLEETLLNTEEKNLILRDLLPGDYYVYRPDKITQSGISEILYIDPKDLSRITNKLSTWKKWIDDLNRENHLFHVSKLRPSKKELMSFLSSVELLFHLDKATLSNLESRMEWLVIPGGEILLRQGDAGDSMYILVSGRLSWTVRSKAKEILAEGELGKGDIIGEMSLLSGDKRSATVVASRTSQVVRISREDFKKSFANSPEALFQITGTIAHRLGTERNQGYRRSNSVRNVSILPLNSSSTPEEFYRSLQNGLKNFGKTILVDSNSFKKGTGSKRFHNGTGRSDAYRIGDLVSWFYDLEKDYDKLIFKTDIENPGWRETCFRQSDRILVLIDPNRPIGMEYSEVGSMLPDEIQKELVFLIDSQFSNWKKIESILKEFPSITHSILRRDVDADFGRMSRRLTGKSIGVALSGGGAKGFAHLGLLKCFEENDIPVDMISGTSAGAIMGGLFAMGLSSSDILPLIRNFWLDRNILGDFTFPFVSLVRGKRYSNAIHEFFKDRNIETLPIPFYAVACNLTKAERKVFDRGLLWKAVRSSTSIPGIFPPFSESGELYVDGGLLDNLPGSILKERGAGIVISVDLGGGGQVDKDLMYHNLLSPQYLGEAPSFLNLLFHHLKRQSLKTKYTGFAEIMMRSLMLSSKNSQNRTRDNSDLYIELPVGGYSTFDWDQFQKLYEIGYEAGRKKVHVWKNEIKKKLNS; translated from the coding sequence ATGCATCTTCGAGATTCAAAACAAAAAATACGAAGAACCTTAAAGGAATTCAAAACCAAAACTTCCTCCGAATTTCCGGCCTGGAAAAACGCGGAGGAAGAGGAATTTGTTCGAAGCAGATTGAAAATCCATTCTTGGAATTCGAATCTTCAGAACGATTCGCAGATTCCGATCGGCTCCCTTTGCCTCGTGATTTCCGGAAAACTGGAAGAAACCCTTCTGAACACGGAGGAGAAAAATCTTATCCTTCGGGATTTGTTGCCCGGGGATTACTACGTATATCGCCCCGATAAGATCACTCAATCGGGAATATCAGAAATTCTTTATATAGATCCGAAAGACTTAAGCAGAATCACGAACAAACTTTCCACTTGGAAAAAATGGATCGACGATCTGAATCGGGAGAATCATCTTTTTCACGTATCCAAGCTCAGGCCTTCTAAAAAGGAACTCATGTCCTTTTTGTCCTCCGTGGAACTTCTCTTTCATCTGGACAAGGCCACGTTATCCAATCTTGAATCGAGAATGGAATGGCTCGTAATTCCCGGAGGAGAAATTCTACTCAGACAAGGAGACGCCGGCGATTCGATGTACATTCTCGTATCGGGAAGATTGTCTTGGACGGTCCGTTCCAAAGCCAAAGAGATTCTCGCGGAAGGAGAATTGGGCAAAGGTGATATCATCGGAGAGATGTCGTTGCTCAGCGGAGACAAAAGATCCGCGACGGTGGTCGCTTCCAGAACGAGTCAGGTTGTTCGTATATCCAGGGAGGATTTTAAAAAAAGTTTCGCAAATTCTCCCGAGGCTCTTTTTCAAATCACCGGAACGATCGCACATCGACTCGGAACCGAAAGAAACCAAGGTTATAGAAGATCGAATTCGGTCCGCAACGTTTCCATTCTTCCCTTAAACTCGTCTTCGACTCCGGAAGAATTCTATCGTTCTCTGCAGAACGGTCTTAAAAATTTCGGTAAAACAATATTAGTGGATTCTAATTCGTTTAAAAAAGGAACGGGTTCGAAACGTTTTCACAACGGAACCGGCAGGTCGGACGCGTATCGGATCGGAGATCTGGTCAGCTGGTTTTACGATCTTGAAAAGGATTACGATAAACTAATATTCAAAACCGATATCGAAAACCCGGGTTGGAGAGAGACTTGTTTTCGACAATCGGATCGGATTCTCGTTTTGATCGATCCCAACCGACCGATCGGAATGGAATATTCGGAAGTCGGTTCGATGTTGCCCGATGAGATTCAAAAAGAACTCGTTTTCCTAATCGATTCGCAATTTTCGAATTGGAAAAAGATAGAATCGATCTTAAAGGAATTTCCTTCGATCACCCATTCGATTTTACGCAGGGACGTGGACGCCGATTTCGGAAGAATGTCGAGAAGACTTACCGGCAAAAGTATCGGTGTCGCATTATCGGGAGGAGGCGCGAAAGGTTTCGCACATCTCGGTTTGCTAAAGTGTTTTGAAGAGAACGATATTCCGGTGGATATGATCTCCGGAACGAGCGCGGGTGCGATCATGGGCGGTCTTTTTGCGATGGGTTTGAGTTCTTCGGATATTCTTCCCTTGATCCGAAACTTTTGGTTGGATCGAAACATTCTCGGAGATTTTACGTTTCCGTTCGTTTCTCTCGTACGAGGGAAACGTTATTCGAATGCGATTCACGAATTTTTTAAGGATCGAAATATAGAAACTCTTCCCATACCTTTTTACGCGGTGGCGTGTAACCTAACGAAGGCGGAGAGAAAAGTTTTTGACAGAGGTTTGTTATGGAAAGCCGTTCGATCGAGCACTTCCATTCCCGGAATTTTTCCACCGTTTTCGGAAAGCGGAGAATTGTATGTGGACGGAGGTCTTCTCGACAATCTGCCCGGTTCCATTCTAAAGGAAAGAGGAGCGGGAATCGTGATCTCGGTGGATTTGGGAGGAGGGGGCCAGGTCGATAAGGATTTAATGTATCACAATCTACTCAGTCCTCAGTATCTCGGAGAAGCTCCTTCTTTTCTCAATTTATTATTTCATCATCTAAAACGACAAAGTCTTAAAACCAAGTATACGGGTTTCGCCGAAATTATGATGCGATCGTTGATGTTATCGAGCAAGAACAGTCAGAATCGAACCAGAGACAATTCCGATTTATACATAGAACTTCCGGTGGGAGGATATTCCACGTTCGATTGGGATCAGTTTCAAAAACTATACGAAATCGGTTATGAAGCCGGAAGAAAGAAAGTTCACGTCTGGAAAAACGAAATTAAGAAAAAACTAAATTCATAA
- a CDS encoding PAS domain S-box protein, translating into MQRSGIKSMEEFSSEISSFHDKICILEERPSGKLLFSEECIRFWGFRGFDREPDTFSSFLFRLHGKIRNYADFTEKILFKHIQDSEYFDTLFGENHILRFFWETVSGESEPRYRLYTFEILTREGDSDDVSPNEPKVESIFYKLPQPAFLFDPSTLNFLAVNDAAIYLYGFSRKEFSEMNLLEIRPEEDRSEMEALIKNYAKEPGIRSRGIWRHWRKDKKILYMKITANQIPYGDSYAVLAMLTNVSDTIETTYALKQNRAEKQSLIESMSDRYFALSRDWRFISANEQSLATLGKSKEELIGRIIWDLYPEPSARFFREKYELAVQTRNPLTFEYKMADTGNVVEFRVFPFEEGISVFFQDITEKRRRDTEQNILREIAFKIPKASSVKESFEILLETICKRTSWSFAQVWRFQNGKLILEESSSWYSIEAIFLRFRMDSFDTSFSPGEGMIGKVFSTGKIRFVQDIQKEKNFKRTVSAVQTGIKSWIAIPLRTGHESYVLEFCTHMELDSVNSYIQMFELITDQIEVLFKNKEAEEEKDQFFKLSGDLFQLSTFDGQVIERNQAWGDVLGYSPEEMSRLNLEEIVHPDDKNTMIEVRSEFRKNKKNLSISLRYIAKNGQIKTILWKTIVSAEHGLIYTTGKDITEIQKAQIKLENLTKELQRSNADLEDFAFIASHDLQEPLRKIMAFGDRLLKKTSNLDSESVDYLQRMSSSAHRLSNLIEGLLSYSRIKSKAKPFQLTDLSNILKDSIGDLEIYIKERNAKVIHSPVGFTWCDPSQIGMVFQNLIKNGIKFNQSETPEIIIQCVPHPTEPNWIQITFLDNGIGFDKKHGDKIFTLFQRLHSREDYEGNGIGLAVCKKIIELHEGRIYAESVLQKGSTFYVDLPGTLPSV; encoded by the coding sequence ATGCAAAGATCTGGAATCAAATCCATGGAAGAATTCTCTTCGGAAATTTCTTCCTTTCATGATAAAATCTGCATACTCGAAGAACGTCCTTCCGGGAAACTTCTTTTTTCGGAAGAATGTATTCGTTTTTGGGGATTTCGCGGTTTCGATCGAGAGCCGGATACGTTTTCCTCGTTTTTATTTCGTCTTCACGGAAAGATCCGCAACTACGCCGATTTCACCGAAAAAATTCTATTCAAACACATTCAAGATTCTGAATATTTTGACACTTTGTTCGGGGAAAATCATATCCTTCGTTTTTTTTGGGAAACGGTTTCGGGAGAATCCGAACCTCGATACAGACTTTATACCTTCGAAATTTTGACGAGGGAAGGGGATTCCGACGACGTATCTCCGAACGAACCGAAGGTGGAATCCATATTTTACAAACTTCCTCAACCTGCGTTCTTATTCGATCCTTCCACATTGAACTTTCTTGCGGTAAACGACGCCGCGATTTATCTCTACGGATTTTCGAGAAAGGAATTTTCGGAGATGAATCTTTTGGAGATCCGTCCCGAAGAGGACCGTTCCGAGATGGAAGCTCTGATCAAAAATTACGCCAAGGAACCCGGAATCAGGTCCAGGGGAATTTGGAGACATTGGAGAAAGGATAAAAAGATCCTGTATATGAAGATCACCGCGAATCAGATTCCGTACGGAGATTCTTACGCGGTTCTTGCTATGTTGACTAACGTTTCTGATACGATCGAAACGACTTACGCACTCAAACAAAACCGCGCCGAAAAACAATCCCTCATCGAAAGTATGTCCGATCGGTATTTCGCGCTTTCGAGGGATTGGAGATTCATATCGGCAAACGAACAGTCCTTGGCTACATTAGGAAAATCTAAAGAAGAACTGATCGGCAGAATCATTTGGGATCTTTACCCGGAACCGTCCGCCCGATTTTTTAGGGAAAAATACGAACTGGCGGTACAAACTCGGAATCCTCTTACATTCGAATACAAAATGGCCGACACGGGAAACGTGGTCGAGTTCCGGGTTTTTCCGTTCGAGGAAGGAATCTCCGTTTTTTTTCAAGACATCACCGAAAAAAGAAGAAGGGACACTGAGCAGAACATTCTCCGTGAAATCGCATTCAAAATTCCTAAAGCATCCAGCGTAAAAGAATCCTTTGAAATTCTTTTGGAAACGATCTGCAAAAGGACTTCCTGGAGTTTCGCGCAGGTTTGGCGTTTTCAAAACGGAAAACTTATACTCGAGGAAAGTTCTTCCTGGTATTCGATCGAAGCGATTTTTCTCCGTTTTAGAATGGATTCCTTTGATACTTCGTTTTCGCCCGGAGAAGGAATGATCGGAAAGGTTTTTTCCACGGGTAAAATACGATTCGTTCAGGACATTCAAAAGGAAAAAAATTTCAAACGAACCGTCTCCGCCGTTCAAACGGGGATCAAATCCTGGATCGCGATTCCTTTGAGAACCGGACATGAAAGTTACGTTCTTGAGTTCTGCACACATATGGAACTCGATTCAGTAAATTCTTATATTCAAATGTTTGAATTAATTACGGATCAGATCGAGGTTCTTTTTAAAAACAAGGAGGCGGAAGAGGAAAAGGATCAGTTTTTTAAACTGTCCGGGGACTTGTTTCAGCTTTCCACATTCGACGGACAGGTGATCGAACGCAATCAGGCATGGGGGGATGTGTTGGGTTATTCTCCCGAAGAAATGAGTCGTTTGAATCTGGAAGAAATCGTTCATCCCGACGATAAGAACACGATGATAGAGGTTCGTTCCGAATTTAGAAAGAATAAAAAGAATCTTTCCATTTCTCTGAGATATATCGCGAAGAACGGACAGATCAAAACGATTCTTTGGAAGACGATCGTTTCCGCCGAACACGGGTTAATCTATACCACCGGCAAGGACATCACCGAAATCCAAAAGGCTCAGATCAAACTCGAGAACTTGACCAAGGAACTGCAAAGATCGAACGCCGACTTGGAAGACTTTGCGTTTATCGCCTCGCACGATCTTCAGGAACCTTTGAGAAAGATCATGGCTTTCGGAGATCGTCTTTTGAAAAAAACATCCAATCTCGATTCCGAGTCCGTTGATTATCTGCAAAGAATGTCATCTTCCGCGCATAGATTGTCGAATCTGATCGAAGGTCTTTTATCGTATTCGAGAATCAAGAGTAAAGCGAAGCCGTTTCAATTGACGGACTTGAGCAACATCCTTAAGGATTCGATAGGCGATCTTGAAATTTACATCAAGGAAAGAAACGCAAAGGTGATCCATTCTCCGGTCGGATTTACCTGGTGTGATCCTTCTCAGATAGGAATGGTTTTTCAGAATCTGATCAAAAACGGAATCAAGTTCAATCAAAGCGAAACGCCGGAAATCATCATTCAATGTGTTCCACATCCGACGGAACCGAACTGGATTCAAATTACGTTTTTGGATAACGGAATCGGCTTTGACAAAAAGCACGGCGATAAGATATTTACGCTCTTTCAAAGACTACATAGCAGAGAAGACTATGAAGGAAACGGAATCGGTTTGGCCGTTTGTAAGAAGATCATAGAACTTCACGAAGGGAGAATTTACGCGGAGAGCGTTTTACAAAAAGGTTCCACGTTTTATGTGGATCTTCCCGGCACGCTTCCGTCCGTTTAA